The Brassica oleracea var. oleracea cultivar TO1000 chromosome C6, BOL, whole genome shotgun sequence genomic interval TATTATCTAACAATGATTAATCTTTACTACTTTAAACCAATGAAAACAAATTTTAAACTATATAGTTTATTTTAAAAATTAAACAAAAACTAAATGTTTAATTATTTACTCGATAATATAAATCTATGAAGCGAAAAGTTTAATTTTTAAAAAAAATTAAATTTGTGAATTGTTACAATATTTTTGAATATGACAATAAAACAATATTTTACTAATCTTTATATATACATTTACGATTTTAATAATGAAATTATAATCCGAAAATATATATAGAAGAAGATACAAATACATGTGAAAGTTTGAAACAATCTATTCAATAAAAAAATATACCGTAAACTTACTATGTTTTTAAAATTGATAGACACATATATGATAATATATGCGTTATCATATGCCAATTTAGAATTGAAAACAAAATGTTTATATAAAAATAAATGAAAACAAAAATCCGCGCAGTCGCGCGGGTCGAGAAGCCTCATGAAACAGAAAAAAAAAAAAAACTAAAGAAACGATATGATATCATCTTTATCCACAATTTCTCTTCTTCTTTCTCTTTGTTCGGCAGTTATCTCGGTTGACGCGTTTTTCCAAAAACTTCTGCTACCGGGAGATGTGTCAGGCCCTCGATCTATAGCCTTTGATTCCACCGGAAAAGGATTCTACACTGGAGTCTACGGTGGTAAAATCCTCAAGTATACTCCCGAGACGGGTTTTGTCGATTTTGTATACATGACGACATTATCGTAAGTTATTTTCATCTTCAGGATCATAACTTTTGATGCTTATTATGCTTCTGGGTTTTGTTGAAATTGTTATCTAACGTCAGTAACACACACACAAGCAAAACTAAGAGATACTGTCATAATTTATATATATTTTATTCACTGGTTTGTATTGTTCATTATTACAATTCAGGAAGTCTTCTTTGTGCCATGGAATAGTTGGACCGCTTTTGTTAGGCTTTTGCGGCCGGCCGGCAGGGATAGCCTTGAATGAGAAAACAGGTGATCTCTACGTAGCCGATGCTGCATTGGGTCTTCACGTTGTTTCTCCCGCAGGTGGTTTGGCAGTGAAGATCGCCGATAGTGTTGATGGAAAGCCAATCAAGAATCTCGATGGTCTTGACGTTGATCCAACTACTGGTGTCGTCTACTTCACTTCCTTAACCTCAAACTCGTACCCAGTGTAAAGTTTCTTCTTCCTCTTCTTCTACTATTCATGTATTTATTGTTTTTATTATCATTTAATCAAGAAAGTGTGGCAGATAGATTATTTTTTGTAATTAAATATTCAAATAATTTTGTTTTGAAACATTATTTCTTGCTAAATATTTGTAATTTTTTTTGTTATGTATGTAGCAATCGAGATTGGCCATTGGAGGATGTGACCGGAACACTCTACAAGTACGATCCATCAACTAAGGTTGTCACAATAGTGATGGAAGGTCTATTTCGCTCAACTGGCTGTGCCGTGAGCTCGAACGGCTCGTTTGTGCTGGTGAGTCAGTTGGCAGGGCATGACATCAAGAGGTATTGGATCAAAGGACCTAAAGCTGGTTCTTCTGAAGACTTCAACATTCTAATAAATAGCCCTGAGAGTATCAGAAGAATCGGTTCTACTGAAAAGTTTTGGGTCGTTTCGGCCATGTCATACTCCTACGGCGTGAACCAATCAGCAGTAGTGCTCGACTCTAATGGGAGAGAGTCTAGAGACCTCCAGGGAGTGAGCATATGGGAAGAAAATGGGGATAATCTGGTTAGCGAAGTTAACGAATCCAACGGTAGTCTATATATTGGGACTTTCACTGGAAATTATGTTGGAATTTATAAGCTTTGTAAGCCTTGAATGGAAGGCAGTTCCAAAAAGTGACTGAAAACTCAGTGGGATGGATCGCATTTAATTCTCTATTAGATTATTTATTGAACGTTGTAATAAGAGATTTGTTGTATAGTTTTTAATGGGGATGGACATATGTCCGCTCGGATTCAGTTAATTTATTCAGATTTTGGATTTTTAGAGTTAGAAATTTAAATCGTATTCGGATATTTACAAAATTTAGTTTGGATTTGGTTCGAATCATTGCGGGTTCGGATTCGAGTTCGATTACCCATTTTAATTATGTATTTTTAACAAAAATCCAAATATACTTAAAACTTCAAAATCCAAAAATAAAATAATATAAAATATTAAATTTTGAATAACGTAAGACCAAATATTCTGGGCTTATTAACATACATAATTATTCGACCATACTACAAGAATACCAGTAAAATTATTGGGCGTCGTGTCAATATTGTTGGGCATGTTGCAAAATGGACGTAGTCTATAAACCAATAACGTGTATTTTCTTATAAAACGTTTTTGGTAAATATAATAAAAACACGATACAATCGATTGAAAAGTGTTAGAGTTGCATAGAAAATAATGTGAACTCTTCACTCGGCACCTGAATTCTATTTTTCAATCGATTTCACGTATTTTCCTTTTCTTAAAAACTTTTATGATTTCTGATTCTTTTAGCAATATGATTATGTTTCTAATTCTTGGTATGATATAAAAGCTCCGTAAAGAAAAGCAATATTCGGCTAGACTAAAGATCTGATTTTTTGTGTGGTGTTTTTTACTTCTTTTTCCTTAAATTCATAACCAATAACAATTATTTATCTTCTTTGTGTACAGAAGCCTCAACCATGGTTAAGTTCGGCAAGATACAAAATTTTCAATTTCTAAGAATATTCTCATTCCAGCATTTTAGTTGATACGAATCTTATGATTTTATAATTTCTTTCTTTGAAAATGATATTATTCAGTAGTTGTATGTATATAATTTCAATTCACTAATACAAAGGTTAAAAATATAGGAACTAAAAATGAGCTGATTAAAAAAATTTAGTGTGAACACATTAAATTGTCGGCGGTGGAATTAAAAAAAAAATAGTATGTGAACACATTAATTGTTAAACGATTGTGAAACCGACATGTCAGCATACTTAAATTGAAATCGATACGAAGCAGCCCCGTAGCGAATATAGTGTGAATACATTAATAATGCATTACTTTTAAATTATAAGGGATTCAATAATACTTGTGTATTACAATAAATAATCAACGGCAAAATGATCTTCACACTGTTTTAAGAAAGAACTAGATCTCGATCCGCGCAACCGCGCGGATTTTTGTTTTCATTTATTTTTATATAAATATTTTGTTTTCAATTCTAAATTGGTATATATTATAATATATGTGTCTATCAATTTTTAAAACATAATAAGTGTACGGTATATTTTTTAATTGAATAGATTGTTTTAAACTTTCACATGTATTTGTATCTTCTTCTATATATATTTTCGGATTATTATTTCATTATTAAAATCGAAACTATATATATAAGATTAGTAAAATATTGTTTTATTGTCATATTCAAAGATATTGTAACATTTCAAAAATTAAGAAAGTTTTTTAAAAAAATTAAACTTTTCGCTTCATAGATTTATATTATCGAGTAAATAATTAAACATTTAGTCTTTGTTTAATTTTTAAAATAAACTATATATTTTAAAATTTGTTTATATTGGTTTAAGGTAGTACAGATTAATCATTGTTAGATAACATGATTTTTTTTATTTTAAAAAAAATCTTTTTAATTTTAAAAGTTAACATCGACAAATATTTAAATATTTAACATAAGGAGGTATATTATTACAACATTAAATTATATCTATTTAATTTATACTATCTATAAATCCAAAGAATCATCTATTCTTTAAATACAATTATTGATAGCCAAATAAAAATTTCTGGTAGGCCCAAATTTAAATGATAAGATTAGAGATTAAATGTAACATGATTTTATAGGAATAGATTCATTAGGTCCATTTTTTAAAAAAAAATTACACATGAATCAAGGTTGTGACTTTTGTTTTAATATATAAGATTACACTCAAAAATAGTTTTAAGTTATTTATAACACAATAAGGCAGTTTCTGCTACAGACACAATTTTCTCTAACTTCATCACATATCGTTCAATTTTTCAAGTTAAAACAAAACTATATTGTAAGCAGTAGGATCCACTTTCATCTCTCTCTCTTATCTTCTTTATCCGCTTTCATCTCTCTTTTAACTTTTTTGTTTCTCTGAAACTTTCTCATCTTCTTCATTTCAAAACCTTTGACTTCCAATCTTTTTTTTTCAAAAGATTATCTTTGCAAAATTCAGATTGAGCCACGAATTCAGCTCATAGTGAATGATTTACCGTGATAGACCATAGATATCATGATTGATATCAGTCGACAAGTTTTCCACCGCAATTCACAGGTACGACGAGCTCCACTACCATCTCCTTTCTTCTACACAGATCTTCTCTTCTGCAGTATCTCAAGTCTGATGGGAAGCCTCAACGTCGTTCCCTCAGCCTCTCTTCCACGGTGTCCCAAGAGGTCTTCGTGGTTACCTCAGCCTCTCTTCGTGCCTCTGATGGACCATGAAGGGAAGCCGCCGTCGCCATTGTCGAACCTTGAAATTAAGTTTTTTTAATTTTTTTTCTTTTAGGTTTTTTAAAAAAAAAGTTTTTTTAATTTTCATATGTGGTCCTTTTTGTATGTGGTCCTTCTAATTTTAAATATTTTCACTATTGCCATAAAATTTTCAGATTTACAAAAGTCCTCTTCAGTTAACCTAAAACTTCTAAATTTGCATTTTATACCCTATCGAATGAAATGAAGAAATAAATTTAATAAAAACCTCTAAATACATCTTTTTATCAACTATACTCAAAATCATTAAAATTATTTAATATCATAATTTGAGAAATGTATAAATGAATTGGTGTACATGTATCGTTTAGTATAATATTGTACACAGGGACATTATAATATATGTGTACACGTTCACGATATGTGACACACTGAGTATCTTTCAAGTATCATTCAAAATGTGATTTTAAGTTTTTGGGTTCTTAACCAGACAATGAGATTTGCGGTTTAGTGGAAAAACATGATATATAATTGTGATCTAAGCAGATAATATTATTTTAATTGTGATATTCTATGCAATTGTGATGCATTTTGTTTATATCTAACGAACATATGTAGTGTACACATGTACACTTTGAAGTTGATGTACATATGTACACTATGAAATAGATATACGTGTACAATATGAGTACTTAGATGTTATTATTGCATCTTAATTAGTTAATTTAGATTATTTAAGTAGTATTTAATTGTTAATATTGTATTTGCATACATAACTGCATAATCAGGGTCTGGAATGCATACATGTGTAAATTTGTACATGTTTATACGTGTATATGTGTATATGTGTACATATGTACATGTGTACATTTGTACATGTTTATATGTGTTTACTAGGGCAGGTCCGCGCGAATCGCGCGGAATTCAATTTATCGTTTTTTTATAAAATATATAATTTTGTGTAAATTTTCTTCTATGTTCAGTTGGTTGTAATTGTGATTATGTTAAGAGAATGAGATTGAGTTTTCAATTACCATAATTCTTTTATTATGTCAGAGTATCTAATACTCTGGAAAATAAAGTTTTAACTTTGAGGTAATCTTAGTCACTAAAAATTAATTTTGTAGTTGTTTAGGACAATGTCATTGCTACTATTAGTACTTGTTGTTTTTTTTTATATTTATGTTATATTTGTGGATTTATTTTTGTTTTATGTTATGACAGTAATTTTCTTGAGATATACTAAAGCAAATGTAAAACACACCAAATAAACCGAGAAATAATATGCTTTGATGATTATATATTTATACTTATATAAAATTTTAATCTGGCTATAGGATATATGCACAAACAGAACTTATACGACCATATATTTATTATGTACAAAAATATTATAAATCAGCAAAATACATATTAAACTAACTATTATTTTAAAATTATTTTATTACGATATAGTACAACTTAGTTAATAGAATAACTATATATACTTTTCGATATTTGTATTAAAACTATTTGTAAATCTAAAATATGAATATATTAACATCTCAAATTGATAGTAAAAGAAGACATTTCTTATAAATTATTTCATCTAATCTTTAAATATTAAAATTAAGAATATATTTATAAAATAGTGATAATAATATTTCTGACGTTCAAAACATAACTTTTAAAAAATTAAGTAAAATAATTAATGTACACAGATTTAAATTTTTTTATAAAACTTAAATTATCTAGTTTGTGGATATAAATATAATTTCTATCTAAATATTTTTTTTGAGGATAATATTGCACTCTAAACTAAACCCGGTTAATATGAATTGCACTCACATCCAAAATGTGCAATTTTCCTATATATTTGTTTTAGTTTCAAAATCATAATAATCTCCGTATAATACACTACATCTATTTATTATTATTTTTTTTTTCCTTCAAACTAAAAACTAAAACATATTATAAGCACATTTTTTTCTTTTTAGTCTAATCCACTATTACAATATGTAACAGAAATCGAGTACTATTTTGTATCTGTAAACATACTTGTTTAATATATATGCCTAAACATCCTATACAATCAATACTAACAAACATATAATCTCTGAATAAGAATACTTTTCAATGATCCAAAAAAAACAACTTTTGGATGTTTTAAAGATACATAAGCAGAACGAACCCGATGTCAGACGGCGTTGGTAATGTTAGATGCGCTTGTGACTGAGCAAGGACGACGACGTCTTATGTTACTCCATTATCTGCCTGCAAGTCCAGTCTTTCCTCTGTTTTATCTCTTAACCATAACTAAAAGTTGTTTTAAAAAGATCTTATAGTATTGTCAAGATATGTAGTGGTTGCGTGTAGTGGTTGCGATGGATTTCTTTATATACATATAAGTGCTTACTGATGTGCATTAAAGTGTCAGTTACATACTACTGTATGTATGGAAATGCGAAGAGATATATTCATTTAACAAAGTGATGTGTTTTGAATTCAGGGACACGTGGCGCGACGACAGCCTTCGACTTTCTAATGTGGCATCCTATGTGGATGGTCTAGAAGTGAAGAGAACTCTTCTTTATATATATAGATAGATGTGCACATCTTCACTTGTGTACATTGTATATCATTAAAACAAGTACTGTACAATCATGTTTTTCCACTAAAACCGCAAATCACATCGGCTAGTTAAAAACTCAAAACCTAAAATCACATTTTGAATGATACTTGAAAGCTACTCAGTGTGTCCAATATTCTCAACGTGTACACATATATTCTATTGTCCACGCGTACAATATTATACAAAATGATACATGTACTCCGATTCATTTGTACATTTCTCAATTTATGACATTTAATAATTTTGTGTACATATATGTTATATTATATTTTAAATTCATATTTACATATTGTAAGGACTGGATTAAATAATTAAAAGTTTTTGGACAGTTAAAAGGGATGTATCTAAGAATTTGATAGTTTAGGCCAAATTAATAATAGTCTAAAAAATAAAGGACCAAATGTAAAAATATGGAAAAAACTTCATTGTTGCCCGAGCTTCACCGTGTCGCACCGTAGTGGATTCCGACCATCACACCCACCACGACATACTGTCACAGCGCGAGGCGGATGAGTTGCGGGGTATGACGTGGAGGAGGAAGCTTGGTCGTGTTGATTCATGGCGAAAGAAAAGACGAACCGCAATCGAACCGGGGTTCATCAGAGTCACGGATGAGGACCATGAAGCACGGCGAAAAGAAGCTGTGAAAAAAAAAAGATGAGATTGTGTTTTTATTTTATGAACTGAAAAAAAAACAAGATCTGAGAAAAAAGAGTAGAAAACAAAGATAAAAAATTAGTGAGTCCTATAAATTATATTCTAGTTATACTTTAGTTAGTAATGAATGAAATATGTTAAGAAAAGTTAAGAAAAAGTGTACTAGGAGCAGAAACTGTTTTATTGCGTTATAAAAAACTTAAAATTGTTTTTAAGTGTAAATAACCCCCTGTTTTAATCTATATTATTAAAAGAGAAGTACTCATTTGAAAATGTTCTTACTTTATTAATTAAATTTCCTTTTTTTTTGCTTGTCTTTTTCAGTTGCATTTATAAAATATCCTAAAACGAATAAAACTGCCTAATTTATTACTTGTCTTTTCAGTTACATTAATGAAATATGCTTAAATGAATTTAAACTTCCTATTTTATTGTTTGTCTTTTTCAGTTACCTTAATGAAATATCCTTAAATAAATTTGGACATAATGTCATTTAATCAACCAAAAAAACTCATGAGTTATCCTTACGTGCATAATTTTAATAATGGAGATTTTTAAAAACGTNNNNNNNNNNNNNNNNNNNNNNNNNNNNNNNNNNNNNNNNNNNNNNNNNNNNNNNNNNNNNNNNNNNNNNNNNNNNNNNNNNNNNNNNNNNNNNNNNNNNNNNNNNNNNNNNNNNNNNNNNNNNNNNNNNNNNNNNNNNNNNNNNNNNNNNNNNNNNNNNNNNNNNNNNNNNNNNNNNNNNNNNNNNNNNNNNNNNNNNNNNNNNNNNNNNNNNNNNNNNNNNNNNNNNNNNNNNNNNNNNNNNNNNNNNNNNNNNNNNNNNNNNNNNNNNNNNNNNNNNNNNNNNNNNNNNNNNNNNNNNNNNNNNNNNNNNNNNNNNNNNNNNNNNNNNNAATTTTCATATTTTTCAAACAAATTCTAAAAATATTTTTTAAATATTTTGTTATAATTGTTAAAAAAATATTGAGTTGCATTTCAAATAAAAAAGTAAAGATATTAAAAATATTCTAATTAAAATATGTAAAATTTAATATAGTTTTAAGAAAATGGTCAAAAAAAAATTACACATAAAATAATCATGATTTTTGTTAACTGGGCGGATCATTATTTATATGATATCGCATACGAAGAAAAATTTCTGTTTTTAAAATTATCTAATGAACTCTATACTCATTTTTTTATATTTTTTATATGATATCACACATTCGTAAAAAAATAGATAGTTTAAGATGCAAAAAATAATATTTACTTAATGAATATAATATGAACGAATATTACAAATACATCATTTAATAAAATAAATAATTAAAAACTGAAAATTCATATCCGCGAATGGTCTAGTTACTTTTATATTGATGTCCTTTTAAACTAAAAGGAAACACGATAAACAAGACACAATATGAATCGATCGTTCATAACGGAGTTCGCCTTCGGTTCCATTTCCTTCAGAACCGTCCATGTTCTTGTATCCGATGTGGTGATTCGATTAAAAGAAAGGCTATATTAAGAGCTGCTCAATGGCCGGTGTTGATCTGATTTAGCATTTTTTCTTTTTTTTTTCTTTTTTTCCTTCAAGGTCTCCGTAATATCTGATATCCCTCATGTTGACTCAGTCGGAACCCCTGCTCCTAACTCAAACCGTATACCATTTTCAAGTACGACGGCTGGTAGATTATCTGGTAAAGCTGAAGGATTATGCGTTCAACAGCTTTCGTTAAGAAGGTTCTCTCCTACAAATTTTCTATATGCAGTAAAACTCACGCCAGACTGTTGAGCTCGCCACCGCCATCATATTATAAACAAATATTATATTCCTGAAAAAAACATCTCTGACAACAAGATCATTTCATCAAGCGATCACAGTTTACACTATGTACACTATTACAGGGGGAGATCAACGGAAACACACATGAAGCTCAAACACACAACATCACAATACAATGACACCGGACTCTACACTGGCCATGGTTTGGTTTCTAGCTACTTACACTACTGATACCTTCCTTTTTCTTCTTCTTCAGTTTCATACCTTTCTGGCTGCTCTGCCTCTGCTCACTTGGGGTCACTTCCACAAGCAGAAGCCTCGACATCACATACGTCAAAAGCTCTTCCCGGTGAGAGAATGTGAAATCAAGGTGAGCATACTCAAACTCATTAAACGATACATCAACCCCTGCATCTCTCATCACCTTGTAGTGTTTCCTCACCATGGAAGGCCGAATCACCTTGTCTTTCTTCCCCGCCACTAAATCCACAGGCACATCGATGAACTCGTAAGACTCCCCTAGATCAAGCGGTTCAGGAGAGCCGTAAACCTCCATGTTAGCTGTCCTGCTCCCGTAATCAAACATCTTGAACTTACCAGTGTGTTTGATCTGAGCAAGATGTTTCGCAACGCCGAAGGATACAGCTGGCATATCGTTCATGTTGTAGTGAGGCGTCCCTAATACTCCAACCCAGTTCGAGCTGTCTCCACCAACTACATAACTCATCAGGGTTTGGACCAGTCCACCAAGAGCAGGATAGTTGTGGAAGTCACGTGCTAGCTTGTTTAGAAGCATCCTGAAGAACCTTGTCGGTATGTAAAAGGCAGGCACGATGTGAGCCAATACAGGACTCACAAAAAGGAATATGTACTCAACAATTGTGAAACCTAAGTTGGAGTCTTCGTGAAATCCAGCAGGTGAAAGTAGGATCAGTCGTGAGAGTCGATGTGGCTTCTCCTTGATTTTGCGAGTGATGACGTACATGAGAATTGCAGCACCGCCTAGGCTATGACAGATGGCACAGAGCTTATAAGGCTCCTCCTGGTTGATTTCCTCGTCGATATTAGGCTGGCTGAGCTTCAGTTCTGAAGTTTTGATTTCGTGGATTTTTTCTATCATCGCTGGGATATCCTCAGTACCATGCTCGTTAATGGAGTATCGCCAGTATCTGCATTTTGATCAACACCAATCAACACTAGGTTGCAAGCATATATCTCAGGCATAACAGTTCTTTTCCCCAGTCTCTACTATCATAAGGAAACTAGCCAGAGCAAGTAGACAATATATGAAGCTAAACTGAAATAAAGAACTCACTCTTTCGAGGATATGTTCTTGTTCACATGATCTCTTGACACTAAACCCCGAAAGTTCCCCAAGAAAACATCATAGCCTGTGAAGTAAAAGAGTGTAAGCAGTTGGTATGTGAACTGATTTACAAGATTGGATTATGAAAAATATGAAGCTTGAACCTTGGTCATACGCCGCAAAAGCTGGAGATCCGACAACTCCATTAGATACCCATCTGAAGAAGAACGCACAGATAAAAATAAATAAAAGAACGAGGAGAACAAATTATGCAAAGAATTTCATGTAACGTGGATATAGAAAACAATACTTCCTCAACCATTCAGCTTAATGAAGTTTGCGACTTTTACAAGTGATCTAAGATGAAGACACCATGAGACTCACCCCATTGAAGAATCCAATATACCATGCTGTAGATAAACAGCTTTCCTTGCATCACGTCTGCAAAGACCAGAAAAACAGTCAGGGATCACATGCTTAAGGTAGAGAAAGGATGCACACAAGTGAGCGTACTATATCAAAAATAAAGTTATACCTTGGTATCCTTTCCAAAAGAAGAACATATCCATCAGATGTAACAACACGAATA includes:
- the LOC106299590 gene encoding protein STRICTOSIDINE SYNTHASE-LIKE 12-like, producing the protein MISSLSTISLLLSLCSAVISVDAFFQKLLLPGDVSGPRSIAFDSTGKGFYTGVYGGKILKYTPETGFVDFVYMTTLSKSSLCHGIVGPLLLGFCGRPAGIALNEKTGDLYVADAALGLHVVSPAGGLAVKIADSVDGKPIKNLDGLDVDPTTGVVYFTSLTSNSYPVNRDWPLEDVTGTLYKYDPSTKVVTIVMEGLFRSTGCAVSSNGSFVLVSQLAGHDIKRYWIKGPKAGSSEDFNILINSPESIRRIGSTEKFWVVSAMSYSYGVNQSAVVLDSNGRESRDLQGVSIWEENGDNLVSEVNESNGSLYIGTFTGNYVGIYKLCKP
- the LOC106296307 gene encoding lipase 1-like isoform X1 → MQRIVDNALAVTKESVKTVTYESLNNIARCINGVSALLLTLLPGKANILEGLHGWELRPTFRGPRLPRWMHNGVSSFNQFVHELSVDSDTSSSDYSSGEESDGALPASPSSQSSRLSWASASANPESHWTEWVTFLLWWLIFPLRILVWIPQYFLRLFYKRSSTRAPTSPRRNQRCSPRPRVSKTMSSKDHDVPNRATDRRRGVIEDLHLAIEICIEAIFDFFHRATHMILSPSEAFAKMSSWFSSRSNSRKESHDDVLDDEPVQTATLGDTDPSLTERPTRLYSSMNTDTRTCQDVITELGYPYEAIRVVTSDGYVLLLERIPRRDARKAVYLQHGILDSSMGWVSNGVVGSPAFAAYDQGYDVFLGNFRGLVSRDHVNKNISSKEYWRYSINEHGTEDIPAMIEKIHEIKTSELKLSQPNIDEEINQEEPYKLCAICHSLGGAAILMYVITRKIKEKPHRLSRLILLSPAGFHEDSNLGFTIVEYIFLFVSPVLAHIVPAFYIPTRFFRMLLNKLARDFHNYPALGGLVQTLMSYVVGGDSSNWVGVLGTPHYNMNDMPAVSFGVAKHLAQIKHTGKFKMFDYGSRTANMEVYGSPEPLDLGESYEFIDVPVDLVAGKKDKVIRPSMVRKHYKVMRDAGVDVSFNEFEYAHLDFTFSHREELLTYVMSRLLLVEVTPSEQRQSSQKGMKLKKKKKEGISSVSS
- the LOC106296307 gene encoding lipase member M-like isoform X2 → MHNGVSSFNQFVHELSVDSDTSSSDYSSGEESDGALPASPSSQSSRLSWASASANPESHWTEWVTFLLWWLIFPLRILVWIPQYFLRLFYKRSSTRAPTSPRRNQRCSPRPRVSKTMSSKDHDVPNRATDRRRGVIEDLHLAIEICIEAIFDFFHRATHMILSPSEAFAKMSSWFSSRSNSRKESHDDVLDDEPVQTATLGDTDPSLTERPTRLYSSMNTDTRTCQDVITELGYPYEAIRVVTSDGYVLLLERIPRRDARKAVYLQHGILDSSMGWVSNGVVGSPAFAAYDQGYDVFLGNFRGLVSRDHVNKNISSKEYWRYSINEHGTEDIPAMIEKIHEIKTSELKLSQPNIDEEINQEEPYKLCAICHSLGGAAILMYVITRKIKEKPHRLSRLILLSPAGFHEDSNLGFTIVEYIFLFVSPVLAHIVPAFYIPTRFFRMLLNKLARDFHNYPALGGLVQTLMSYVVGGDSSNWVGVLGTPHYNMNDMPAVSFGVAKHLAQIKHTGKFKMFDYGSRTANMEVYGSPEPLDLGESYEFIDVPVDLVAGKKDKVIRPSMVRKHYKVMRDAGVDVSFNEFEYAHLDFTFSHREELLTYVMSRLLLVEVTPSEQRQSSQKGMKLKKKKKEGISSVSS